A genomic segment from Nitrospira sp. encodes:
- a CDS encoding D-glycero-beta-D-manno-heptose 1-phosphate adenylyltransferase (D-glycero-beta-D-manno-heptose-7-phosphate kinase), with product MNNKVIGRDRLAPLLAEQRRQGRRIVFTNGCFDLMHIGHTRYLQAARNLGDLLVVGVNSDDSVRALNKGTDRPIVPEAQRAEVLAALACVDHVVIFPEPDPGALIATIQPDILVKGGDWSLDRIVGRETVEARGGLVQTIPLVPGVSTTTLMQRIRASTA from the coding sequence ATGAACAACAAAGTCATCGGGCGGGACCGACTCGCACCCTTGCTGGCGGAACAGCGTCGGCAGGGACGCAGGATCGTGTTCACGAACGGTTGTTTCGACCTGATGCATATCGGCCACACCCGCTATCTGCAGGCAGCCCGCAACCTCGGTGATCTGTTGGTGGTCGGCGTGAATTCAGACGATTCCGTGCGTGCCTTGAACAAAGGCACCGACCGCCCGATCGTGCCGGAGGCCCAACGGGCCGAGGTCCTGGCCGCGCTGGCCTGCGTGGACCATGTGGTGATCTTTCCGGAGCCGGACCCTGGTGCGCTGATCGCAACCATTCAACCGGATATCCTCGTCAAGGGCGGAGACTGGTCTCTCGATCGGATCGTGGGACGGGAGACGGTCGAGGCCCGCGGCGGACTGGTGCAAACGATCCCACTCGTTCCCGGCGTGTCGACGACCACGTTGATGCAACGGATCCGCGCCTCCACAGCCTAA
- a CDS encoding PpiC-type peptidyl-prolyl cis-trans isomerase yields the protein MNAQPIVPTTGRAILRFFSCFRRRAPHAPDGRPAVGWLLLWFWLSLVPTLSGEAAKLEDRIVAVVNKDLIMLSELKRDLLSDQERLRKLYKGEELERRLKAAEAMAVTKMIERKLQLQAAKNKGLDVSDQEVVQAVAEMKKQGEQIDGADPNTTRNVREQLTLMRVVDREVRGVIMVATSEMKRYYEEHRDRFAYPEEYQLSQILIKPRNPDDLSVAQGRAEALLATLKQGESFEELALRFSDGADAARGGRLGLVRQGELIPALEQALTSLKIGEITGIVETPEGLHIVRVDDKKPRQFRPFEQVKAEIQSLVFQQKTEDQYQIWMADLKNKAYIEIKF from the coding sequence ATGAACGCCCAACCCATCGTCCCGACAACAGGCCGCGCCATCCTACGGTTCTTCTCCTGCTTCCGAAGGCGGGCACCCCACGCACCAGACGGCAGGCCGGCGGTCGGTTGGCTGTTGCTGTGGTTCTGGCTGAGCCTCGTCCCGACCCTCTCCGGGGAAGCCGCGAAGCTGGAAGACCGTATCGTGGCGGTCGTCAACAAAGACCTCATCATGCTGTCGGAGCTGAAGCGCGACCTTCTGTCCGATCAAGAGCGACTCCGCAAACTCTATAAGGGGGAAGAGTTGGAACGGCGCCTGAAAGCCGCCGAAGCGATGGCCGTCACGAAGATGATCGAACGCAAACTGCAACTTCAGGCCGCCAAGAACAAGGGCCTGGATGTGTCTGACCAGGAAGTCGTACAGGCCGTGGCGGAGATGAAGAAGCAGGGTGAGCAGATCGATGGCGCCGATCCCAACACCACCAGAAACGTCCGCGAACAACTGACCTTGATGCGCGTCGTCGATCGGGAGGTCCGCGGCGTCATCATGGTGGCGACCTCGGAGATGAAACGGTACTACGAGGAGCACCGGGATCGTTTCGCCTACCCGGAGGAATATCAACTGAGTCAGATCCTGATCAAACCTCGCAACCCGGACGACCTCTCCGTCGCCCAGGGACGGGCCGAGGCCCTGCTGGCGACCTTGAAACAGGGCGAATCGTTCGAGGAACTGGCGTTGCGTTTTTCCGATGGAGCGGATGCCGCGCGCGGCGGACGATTGGGGTTAGTGCGTCAGGGCGAGTTGATTCCCGCGTTGGAACAGGCGCTGACCTCCCTGAAAATCGGAGAGATCACGGGAATCGTGGAGACGCCGGAAGGGTTGCACATCGTGCGCGTCGACGATAAGAAACCGCGCCAGTTCCGCCCCTTCGAGCAGGTGA
- a CDS encoding Transcription-repair coupling factor: protein MPPIPPSHLTNWLAPAIEALRTGGGKPCLTGLHGSTAGFSLAVLTQNAPSRPLAERSWLVVSKTDDDAERLYRDTLFYRTLCGLSGDDLALFPKWETLPYESTAPHIDLVARRMQTLNRLCTTARTVLFTSIPALTQRVLPALVFTDAVLQFQPNGTLERETLVSGLLRVGYRKSSVVEIPGEFSIRGGIVDIYSTAYPDPLRVEFLGDTIESLRLFDPSTQQSTDRIKQAVVLPARELIRPDDAPDALTPLAADAEWHAPSVYGTMDSLLDYFPQPPVLVLDQPNVLKAHNAECWQAVEEGYLRHEDRSDPNPYPTPDRLYLTWDQILAATQGYATLALEPVTEPDASWTPVIACPAQTPASVGLGLRGTAFSHTLEVLDRLRESGPVVLVARSQGQVGRLLALFGEHDRPAVEWKSSALSSAATQKAPFSVLNGEVSAGFLSSDLRLVVLTEEELFAKGARHKPPPKSKAATFLSSLEDLNVGDFVVHVQYGIAKYQGLRRLSVQDFDSDFLVLEFAGTDKLYVPLDRLNQVQRYAGADAHVPRLDRLGGTSWAKTTARVKQDIEEMAQELVDLHANRELVHRTSYGKDSLLYHEFEAAFEYEETPDQRRAIEDIANDMASTKPMDRLVCGDVGYGKTEVAMRAAFKAVEENRQVAVLVPTTLLAHQHYDNFAERFAPFPTRVALLSRFQSSKDTKAILKDAAAGVVDVLIGTHRLLQKDVQFRNLGLVIIDEEQWFGVKHKERLKQLRTQVDVLTLTATPIPRTLQMTMATVRDLSIIDTPPSGRLAIRTQVLRFSEKAIREAILRELGRGGQTYYVHNRVETMERTGAWLQELVPEARIVMAHGQMDSKPLEAVMLKFFHREADILVASAIIQSGLDVPTANTIIVNRADTFGLAQLYQLRGRVGRGGEQAYAYFLVPDEGSLSDDAQKRLTAIQQFTELGSGFRIAAADLEIRGAGNLLGKQQSGHIAAVGLDLYLQMVEQAVQRLKGQVVEEEPDPTLRLSVSAFIPEDYVADSHQRLSLYKRLSSCGQLGDLAMMHGEIEDRYGHPPEPVERLFELMQIRLMAKQLRLSSVVEQPQAVVITFDPKAAVSEAAVQALMDRYKKRLRFLSPLSFELQMPHEDWSLVFQELNATLQTLHVYGTNTEGLQSGST from the coding sequence GTGCCGCCTATCCCTCCATCGCATCTCACCAACTGGCTCGCACCTGCGATCGAGGCTCTCCGCACCGGAGGGGGCAAGCCCTGCCTCACAGGTCTGCACGGATCGACGGCCGGCTTCAGTCTCGCTGTCCTCACGCAGAACGCACCAAGCCGCCCCCTCGCCGAACGCAGCTGGCTGGTCGTCTCCAAGACCGATGACGATGCGGAGCGGCTCTACCGCGATACGCTGTTTTACAGAACCCTGTGCGGCCTGTCCGGCGACGATCTGGCACTCTTTCCGAAATGGGAAACGCTGCCCTACGAATCGACCGCTCCGCACATCGATCTGGTGGCCCGCCGCATGCAGACGCTCAATCGCCTCTGCACGACGGCGCGTACGGTGTTGTTCACCTCTATCCCGGCGTTGACGCAACGAGTCTTGCCGGCCCTGGTCTTCACCGACGCCGTCTTGCAGTTTCAGCCGAACGGCACTCTGGAACGGGAGACACTGGTCTCCGGTCTGCTGCGTGTGGGCTATCGCAAGAGTTCCGTGGTGGAAATTCCCGGCGAGTTCAGCATTCGCGGCGGGATCGTCGATATTTATTCCACCGCCTATCCCGACCCCTTGCGGGTGGAATTTCTCGGCGACACGATCGAATCACTCCGGTTGTTCGACCCCTCCACCCAACAGTCCACCGACAGAATCAAGCAAGCCGTGGTGTTGCCGGCCCGCGAACTCATTCGTCCGGACGATGCGCCCGATGCCCTCACTCCATTGGCTGCGGACGCCGAATGGCACGCTCCGTCCGTCTACGGAACGATGGACAGCCTGCTCGACTATTTTCCTCAGCCGCCGGTGCTTGTCCTGGATCAACCAAACGTCCTCAAGGCCCACAACGCGGAATGTTGGCAGGCCGTCGAAGAGGGTTATCTTCGCCACGAAGATCGCTCGGACCCGAATCCCTATCCGACTCCGGACCGACTGTACCTCACCTGGGATCAGATCCTTGCCGCGACGCAAGGGTATGCCACCCTCGCGCTTGAGCCGGTGACCGAGCCGGATGCGAGTTGGACCCCCGTGATCGCCTGCCCGGCCCAAACCCCGGCCAGTGTCGGCCTCGGCCTGCGTGGCACCGCGTTCAGCCATACGCTGGAGGTTCTCGATCGCCTGCGCGAAAGCGGACCGGTCGTGTTGGTTGCCCGCAGCCAAGGCCAAGTGGGCCGACTGCTCGCCCTCTTCGGCGAACATGATCGGCCCGCCGTGGAATGGAAATCCTCGGCGCTTTCGTCCGCCGCGACACAGAAGGCTCCGTTTTCGGTATTGAACGGCGAGGTGTCGGCCGGATTTCTCTCGTCCGACCTCCGCCTGGTGGTCCTGACCGAAGAAGAACTGTTCGCCAAGGGTGCCCGCCACAAACCCCCGCCCAAGAGCAAGGCGGCCACGTTCCTGTCCTCGCTGGAGGATCTCAATGTCGGCGACTTTGTCGTGCACGTGCAATACGGCATCGCCAAATATCAGGGGTTGCGACGCCTGTCGGTTCAAGACTTCGACAGCGACTTTCTCGTCCTCGAATTCGCCGGGACGGACAAGCTCTATGTGCCGCTGGATCGGTTGAATCAGGTCCAACGTTACGCAGGGGCCGACGCCCATGTCCCCCGCCTGGACCGGCTGGGTGGTACCAGTTGGGCCAAAACGACCGCGAGGGTGAAACAAGACATCGAGGAAATGGCGCAGGAACTGGTCGATCTCCACGCCAATCGGGAATTGGTCCATCGTACGTCCTACGGGAAGGACAGCCTGCTCTACCACGAGTTCGAAGCGGCCTTTGAATATGAAGAAACTCCCGATCAGCGCCGGGCGATCGAAGACATCGCGAACGACATGGCATCGACCAAACCGATGGACCGCCTCGTCTGCGGCGACGTGGGGTACGGCAAGACCGAGGTGGCGATGCGCGCCGCCTTCAAAGCGGTCGAAGAAAACCGCCAAGTGGCCGTCCTCGTGCCGACCACCCTGCTCGCCCATCAACATTATGATAATTTCGCCGAACGGTTTGCACCCTTTCCCACCCGCGTCGCGCTGCTGTCTCGGTTTCAATCCTCCAAGGACACGAAGGCGATTCTGAAGGACGCGGCGGCTGGGGTGGTGGACGTGCTCATCGGCACCCACCGGCTGCTGCAGAAGGACGTGCAGTTCCGCAATCTCGGCCTCGTCATCATCGACGAAGAGCAATGGTTCGGCGTGAAACATAAAGAGCGGTTGAAACAATTGCGCACGCAAGTCGATGTGTTGACCCTGACGGCGACGCCGATTCCGCGCACGCTGCAAATGACCATGGCGACCGTGCGCGACCTCTCGATCATCGATACGCCCCCGTCGGGACGCCTGGCGATCCGCACGCAGGTCCTGCGATTCAGCGAGAAGGCCATCCGGGAAGCGATTCTCCGTGAACTCGGCCGCGGCGGCCAAACGTACTATGTCCACAATCGCGTGGAGACCATGGAACGGACCGGCGCCTGGCTGCAGGAATTGGTGCCGGAAGCCCGCATCGTGATGGCGCACGGCCAGATGGATTCCAAACCGCTGGAAGCCGTGATGCTGAAGTTCTTCCACCGGGAAGCCGATATTCTGGTGGCCTCGGCCATCATTCAATCAGGCCTCGACGTGCCGACCGCCAACACGATCATCGTCAATCGCGCCGATACGTTCGGACTCGCGCAGCTCTACCAACTGCGCGGCCGTGTGGGACGTGGAGGGGAGCAGGCCTATGCCTACTTTCTGGTGCCGGACGAAGGCTCGCTCTCGGACGACGCACAGAAGCGGCTGACCGCCATCCAGCAGTTTACGGAGCTGGGATCGGGCTTCCGCATCGCCGCAGCGGACCTGGAAATCCGAGGCGCGGGAAATCTGCTCGGCAAGCAGCAGTCCGGTCACATCGCGGCCGTGGGGCTCGATCTCTATCTGCAAATGGTGGAACAGGCCGTGCAGCGCCTCAAGGGACAGGTCGTCGAGGAGGAGCCGGACCCTACATTGCGGCTCAGCGTCTCCGCCTTTATCCCGGAAGACTACGTGGCGGACAGCCATCAACGGCTGTCGCTCTACAAGCGGCTGTCTTCCTGCGGGCAACTCGGCGATCTGGCCATGATGCACGGGGAAATCGAAGATCGCTACGGCCATCCGCCTGAACCGGTCGAACGCCTGTTCGAACTGATGCAGATCCGGCTGATGGCCAAACAGCTTCGGTTGAGTTCCGTCGTCGAACAGCCCCAGGCCGTCGTGATCACCTTCGATCCTAAGGCCGCGGTATCTGAAGCCGCCGTGCAGGCCTTGATGGACCGGTACAAGAAACGGCTGCGTTTTCTGTCTCCCCTGTCGTTCGAACTCCAGATGCCGCATGAAGACTGGAGTTTGGTCTTTCAGGAACTCAACGCAACCTTGCAAACCCTCCACGTCTATGGTACCAACACAGAGGGCCTACAGAGCGGCTCGACCTGA